In a single window of the Gossypium hirsutum isolate 1008001.06 chromosome D02, Gossypium_hirsutum_v2.1, whole genome shotgun sequence genome:
- the LOC107908761 gene encoding uncharacterized protein At4g06598, which yields MANSKGSTNIRNFMVSGKHALLPPKSPFPTVSPAYTDYVPNSVIGSKAVQKPREGNTHHQCTSSESLRMEEQPSWLDDLLNEPETPVRRGGHRRSSSDSFAYIDASNAPNLDYAAQDEFRYQNMINTPSWASQDARLSSLYSDVNLVKQNRAWDSSLNVMTHPSRLPSLRENTFLQSLGSSCAPRELEGALSTASEKQDSAESAPPDAKASSEKKDNSHTKSSTCDGDSKRAKQQFAQRSRVRKLQYIAELERNVQALQAEGSEVSAELEFLNQQNLILSMENKALKQRLEGLAQEKAIKHFEQEVLERELSRLRALYQQQQNQPQQQQQLSSTHRRSSSRDLDSQFANLSLNHKDANSGSTPVTGPLRI from the exons ATGGCAAATTCTAAGGGCTCAACAAACATAAGGAACTTTATGGTTTCTGGAAAGCATGCTTTACTTCCTCCGAAAAGTCCATTTCCCACTGTTTCCCCAGCATATACTGATTATGTCCCCAACAGTGTTATTGGGTCAAAAGCAGTTCAAAAGCCTAGAGAAGGAAATACACATCACCAATGCACTTCCTCTGAAAGCCTACGAATGGAGGAACAGCCTTCTTGGCTTGACGATCTCCTTAATGAACCAGAGACTCCTGTGCGCAGAGGAGGTCATCGACGTTCTTCAAGTGATTCTTTTGCATATATTGATGCATCTAATGCTCCTAACCTAGATTATGCAGCTCAAGATGAGTTCAGATATCAAAATATGATTAACACACCATCTTGGGCATCTCAAGATGCTAGGCTTTCCTCTCTCTACAGTGATGTGAACTTGGTAAAGCAAAATAGAGCATGGGATTCATCTTTGAATGTTATGACTCATCCAAGCAGGCTTCCTTCTCTCAGAGAAAATACCTTTCTTCAGAGTTTAGGATCATCATGTGCACCACGAGAACTAGAGGGTGCTCTCTCAACTGCAAGTGAAAAACAAGATTCTGCTGAATCTGCTCCTCCTGATGCAAAAGCTTCTTCTGAGAAAAAGGATAATTCTCACACTAAATCTTCTACATGTGATGGCGATAGTAAACGTGCCAAGCA GCAATTTGCGCAACGGTCAAGGGTGCGTAAACTTCAGTACATAGCTGAGCTAGAAAGAAATGTACAAGCTTTGCAG GCAGAAGGATCTGAAGTTTCAGCTGAGCTTGAATTTCTCAACCAGCAGAATCTTATTCTTAGCATGGAGAACAAAGCTCTTAAGCAACGCTTAGAGGGTTTAGCTCAGGAGAAAGCTATCAAACATT TTGAGCAGGAAGTATTGGAGAGGGAGCTCAGTAGGCTACGAGCCTTGTATCAACAGCAGCAAAATCAACCGCAACAACAACAGCAGCTATCATCTACCCATCGACGCTCTAGCAGTAGAGATCTCGATTCTCAATTTGCAAACCTCTCTCTTAATCATAAAGATGCCAATTCTGGTAGTACTCCTGTAACTGGTCCACTCCGCATTTGA